In Macrobrachium nipponense isolate FS-2020 chromosome 36, ASM1510439v2, whole genome shotgun sequence, a genomic segment contains:
- the LOC135203667 gene encoding aprataxin-like: MATAAASSKRPAVDSLDVRPAKKTHWSQGLLTSMNDPNLVVESDDRIVIIKDKYPKARYHFLVIPKLNVPNLKSLKREQSELLRYMETRARMLAVNYPQVEFRYGYHAIPSMSQLHLHMISQDFDSPCLKTKRHWNSFNTRYFLESADVIRCLEERGMVVTMTPIAGEKLLDQPLKCHKCVYSPTKYAQTQAALV; this comes from the exons ATGGCGACAGCAGCCGCATCGAGTAAGAGACCTGCGGTAGATTCTCTAGATGTACGGCCAGCGAAGAAAACCCACTGGTCGCAGGGCCTCCTGACGTCCATGAACGACCCCAATCTCGTCGTGGAATCGGACGATCGCATCGTTATCATCAAAGACAAGTATCCCAAG GCTCGCTATCACTTTCTCGTGATTCCGAAACTCAATGTGCCAAATTTGAAGTCTCTGAAGCGCGAGCAGAGTGAGCTCTTGAGGTACATGGAAACACGGGCCCGGATGTTGGCTGTTAATTATCCCCAGGTTGAGTTTAG GTATGGCTATCACGCAATCCCAAGCATGTCTCAGCTTCATCTACACATGATAAGCCAAGACTTTGATTCCCCTTGCCTCAAGACAAAGCGCCATTGGAATTCCTTCAACACGCGATACTTTCTGGAAAGTGCAG ATGTCATTCGGTGCCTTGAAGAAAGAGGAATGGTGGTCACAATGACTCCCATCGCAGGAGAGAAGCTCCTTGACCAACCACTGAAGTGCCATAAATGTGTGTACTCCCCCACAAAATATGCCCAAACTCAAGCAGCACTTGTATAA